In one window of Musa acuminata AAA Group cultivar baxijiao chromosome BXJ3-2, Cavendish_Baxijiao_AAA, whole genome shotgun sequence DNA:
- the LOC135630714 gene encoding bZIP transcription factor 53-like: MSSFPVRQASSLEGDPQLMIDERKRKRMLSNRESARRSRIRKQQHLDDLINQEAQLTNQNGKIAMQINLETQKHTKVEAENAILRAQVSELTARLRSVNSVLHFFEGVSGMTIDTPKMADPLLKPWQLPSAAQPIMANADIYQACVSID; this comes from the coding sequence ATGTCTTCCTTTCCAGTCCGCCAAGCTTCGAGTTTGGAAGGAGATCCGCAGCTGATGATAgatgagaggaagagaaagagaatgCTCTCGAACAGAGAATCTGCGAGGAGGTCTAGGATTAGGAAGCAGCAGCACTTGGATGATCTAATAAACCAGGAGGCACAGCTCACGAACCAAAATGGTAAGATTGCAATGCAAATCAATCTGGAGACACAGAAGCACACGAAAGTGGAGGCCGAGAATGCCATCCTAAGGGCTCAGGTGAGCGAATTGACTGCGAGGCTGCGCTCGGTGAACTCAGTGCTCCATTTCTTTGAGGGGGTCAGTGGGATGACCATAGACACACCAAAGATGGCGGACCCTCTCCTGAAACCATGGCAGCTTCCTTCTGCAGCACAGCCAATAATGGCAAATGCTGACATCTACCAGGCTTGTGTCTCCATTGATTAG